The following proteins come from a genomic window of Bactrocera tryoni isolate S06 chromosome 1, CSIRO_BtryS06_freeze2, whole genome shotgun sequence:
- the LOC120766969 gene encoding phosphatidylinositide phosphatase SAC2 isoform X1 translates to MEVFQTDNYYIFVKREKSLWWHRKTSEFTIKAGWDLSSVDDIECIGITHGIVGVISLPNVYEPHLVIVKEATPVGVLYAPSLVYKIKSICILNADEPDTVLTSCTRHSRSANSTPTHRPTSNTSTIGSTNKISTSTTKTRLFEGAQLMNKTWGAVKNAGNTIKNTTQQAAALASNQVKSSVGIRDPSRIEKRITEELHKIFDDTDSFYFSLDSDITNNLQRQSACDEQRQQSDERFFWNMHMIAELLKFKDNTWILPVIQGFVQVEPCVIGNECFTLALVSRRSRYRAGTRYKRRGVDEEGNCANYVETEQILSFRHHHLSFTQVRGSVPIFWSQPGYKYRPPPRLDRGEQETQEAFELHFTKEISLYDGVCIVNLVEQSGKEKLIGDTYAKHVVLYNNDRLTYVTFDFHDYCRGMRFENVSALVEALAPEAGAMGFHWRDQRGVICNQKSVFRVNCMDCLDRTNVVETAIGKAVLESQLVKLGLSPPYTPIPEQLKSPFMILWANNGDIISRQYAGTNALKGDYTRTGERKISGMMKDGMNSANRYYLARFKDSYRQATIDLMLGNQVSAESLNALGGQNVPDETDALEGAEQAKLLVDDCRRLLLGSAQYPVGSWGLIDADPTTGDLNETDVDTVLLLTDDCYIVAEYDSHLDKIVRFEKVQLQNITLIELGMYQQTKLFQGSAPALLCLRLNYTVDGVDGYFHMFRSANIRFFNNMVYVIKTQEEVMESLMSIVDMFRIAIDNIGKSDVQYITGGVLQRRKSRNPMLEVPKGMPRNLSESQLVQISSKAIFNVAGQFSRLGQSLNPNKNRNPNTSSNNQKQANEIAKINPQVMRQSQTSIEHAVEAEKATFSVGRTQRNSHSSTDSDENDSSIYEPEVDSDVDFALAATNKVGSGKSGFNENDFLPSVGIVMGNTQDEQSPPSDGKLDRLVQRDSMAKNSEDVNAISISSVTDHVTMPTGLLENAQPVRPITPNPQICVQPEVEEQSAVQRTSAAAKDLNLPLSSTPADSSKLMQLASPLSRTIVVSPLSKLAKGMQNIGLNLDPRKIASKTGVLSPTSADYTPPSERQNSRAQLQELWAEHQCATKLIAL, encoded by the exons ATGGAAGTTTTTCAAACTgataattattacattttcgTGAAACGCGAAAAAAGTCTGTGGTGGCATCGTAAAACCTCGGAGTTTACAATTAAAGCAG gTTGGGACTTGTCCTCAGTGGATGACATCGAGTGTATTGGCATTACACATGGCATTGTGGGTGTCATCAGCTTACCAAATGTCTACGAACCGCACTTGGTGATTGTGAAGGAGGCCACTCCCGTCGGGGTACTTTATGCTCCAAGTTTAGTGTATAAAATCAAATCGATTTGCATTTTGAACGCCGACGAACCTGACACAGTATTGACTTCTTGCACAAGGCATTCTAG AAGCGCCAATAGCACGCCTACACACCGGCCAACATCGAATACTTCCACGATAGGCAGCACCAACAAAATATCCACTTCCACCACGAAAACAAGGCTGTTTGAAGGTGCACAGCTGATGAACAAAACATGGGGCGCTGTAAAGAATGCGGGAAACACTATTAAGAATACCACACAGCAAGCTGCTGCTTTGGCGTCCAATCAGGTGAAGTCTTCTGTGGGTATACGTGATCCTTCGCGTATTGAAAAGCGCATCACCGAAGAGCTGCATAAGATATTTGATGATACAGATAGTTTCTACTTCAGTTTAGACAGCGACATCACCAATAATTTGCAGCGACAAAGTGCTTGCGATGAACAAAGGCAACAAAGTGATGAGCGTTTCTTTTGGAATATGCATATGATTGCTGAGCTTTTGAAGTTCAAA GACAATACATGGATATTGCCAGTTATACAAGGATTCGTGCAGGTGGAACCTTGCGTGATAGGTAATGAATGCTTTACATTGGCGCTGGTATCGCGCAGGTCACGATATCGCGCAGGCACTAG ATATAAGCGACGTGGCGTCGACGAGGAGGGCAATTGCGCCAATTATGTCGAAACGGAGCAAATATTATCTTTTCGTCACCATCATTTGTCATTCACACAGGTACGTGGTTCAGTGCCCATCTTTTGGAGTCAGCCAGGTTACAAATATCGACCTCCGCCACGTTTGGACAGGG GTGAACAAGAAACGCAGGAGGCATTCGAATTGCACTTTACAAAAGAAATTTCATTGTATGATGGTGTTTGCATTGTCAATTTGGTTGAGCAGAGCGGTAAGGAGAAATTGATTGGCGACACATACGCAAAACATGTCGTATTATACAATAATGATCGTTTGACATATGTTACTTTTGATTTCCACGATTACTG TCGTGGCATGCGTTTCGAAAATGTTTCTGCGCTCGTGGAAGCACTTGCTCCCGAAGCAGGCGCAATGGGTTTTCATTGGCGTGATCAGCGTGGTGTTATTTGTAATCAAAAATCAGTATTTCGGGTGAATTGTATGGATTGTTTGGATCGCACAAATGTTGTAGAGACGGCAATAGGCAAGGCTGTGCTGGAATCTCAACTGGTTAAGTTGGGCTTATCGCCACCATATACACCGATACCGGAACAATTAAAATCACCATTTATGATACTTTGGGCCAACAATGGTGATATAATAAGCCGACAATATGCGGGCACAAATGCGCTAAAG GGCGATTATACGCGCACCGGCGAGCGTAAAATAAGTGGCATGATGAAGGACGGCATGAATTCGGCAAATCG TTATTATCTAGCGCGTTTTAAAGATTCCTATCGTCAAGCCACCATCGATCTCATGCTCGGAAATCAAGTTTCCGCCGAGTCATTGAATGCGTTAGGCGGTCAGAATGTACCTGACGAAACCGACGCTTTAGAGGGTGCAGAGCAAGCAAAATTGCTCGTGGATGATTGTCGTCGTTTGTTGCTTGGTTCCGCGCAATATCCCGTGGGGTCGTGGGGTCTTATCGATGCCGATCCAAC TACTGGTGACCTGAACGAAACCGACGTGGATACTGTGTTGTTGCTCACCGATGATTGCTACATTGTAGCCGAATATGATTCACACTTGGATAAGATTGTGCGTTTCGAAAAAGTGCAGTTACAGAATATCACGCTAATAGAGTTGGGCATGTATCAGCAAACGAAATTGTTTCAAGGCTCTGCCCCAGCTTTGCTCTGTTTAAGGCTCAACTATACTGTCGACGGAGTGGACGGATATTTCCACATGTTTCGTTCTGCGAATATACGATTCTTTAATAATATGGTTTATGTGATTAAAACGCAGGAAGAAGTTATGG AATCTCTTATGTCCATTGTTGATATGTTCCGCATTGCCATTGACAATATAGGCAAGTCTGATGTTCAATATATCACTGGAGGTGTTTTGCAGCGTCGAAAAAGTAGAAATCCAATGCTGGAAGTACCAAAG GGCATGCCGCGCAATCTGTCCGAATCTCAACTCGTACAAATCAGTTCGAAAGCAATATTTAATGTGGCTGGTCAATTTTCCAGATTGGGACAGTCACTTAATCCGAATAAAAACAGAAATCCCAATACAAGCAGCAACAATCAGAAACAGGCAAATGAAATAGCCAAAATAAATCCACAGGTCATGCGTCAGTCACAAACTTCAATAGAACATGCCGTGGAAGCTGAGAAAGCTACGTTTTCTGTGGGTCGTACGCAGCGCAATTCCCACAGTAGCACAGACAGCGATGAGAACGACAGCAGTATTTATGAGCCCGAAGTCGATTCGGATGTAGACTTCGCGCTCGCTGCAACTAATAAGGTTGGTTCTGGAAAGTCGGGTTTTAATGAAAACGACTTTTTGCCCTCCGTTGGCATTGTCATGGGAAATACACAAGATGAACAGTCGCCTCCCTCGGACGGGAAGTTGGATCGTTTGGTGCAGAGGGATAGCATGGCTAAAAATAGTGAAGATGTCAACGCCATTTCGATATCGTCGGTAACCGATCACGTTACTATGCCAACGGGATTGTTGGAGAATGCGCAACCGGTGCGTCCAATAACGCCAAATCCGCAAATCTGTGTACAACCTGAAGTGGAGGAGCAGTCAGCAGTGCAACGTACCAG
- the LOC120766969 gene encoding phosphatidylinositide phosphatase SAC2 isoform X2 — protein MEVFQTDNYYIFVKREKSLWWHRKTSEFTIKAGWDLSSVDDIECIGITHGIVGVISLPNVYEPHLVIVKEATPVGVLYAPSLVYKIKSICILNADEPDTVLTSCTRHSRSANSTPTHRPTSNTSTIGSTNKISTSTTKTRLFEGAQLMNKTWGAVKNAGNTIKNTTQQAAALASNQVKSSVGIRDPSRIEKRITEELHKIFDDTDSFYFSLDSDITNNLQRQSACDEQRQQSDERFFWNMHMIAELLKFKDNTWILPVIQGFVQVEPCVIGNECFTLALVSRRSRYRAGTRYKRRGVDEEGNCANYVETEQILSFRHHHLSFTQVRGSVPIFWSQPGYKYRPPPRLDRGEQETQEAFELHFTKEISLYDGVCIVNLVEQSGKEKLIGDTYAKHVVLYNNDRLTYVTFDFHDYCRGMRFENVSALVEALAPEAGAMGFHWRDQRGVICNQKSVFRVNCMDCLDRTNVVETAIGKAVLESQLVKLGLSPPYTPIPEQLKSPFMILWANNGDIISRQYAGTNALKGDYTRTGERKISGMMKDGMNSANRFFIQNFADSFRQCIIDLMQGKLVEADQLKEDEVMKTILCILCSSAPAPTHGYYHAGVLGPELHFLENIVNARCAAPPKPRTQLKSSYLVNFVASIVSVVLLLSFKKLLSSAF, from the exons ATGGAAGTTTTTCAAACTgataattattacattttcgTGAAACGCGAAAAAAGTCTGTGGTGGCATCGTAAAACCTCGGAGTTTACAATTAAAGCAG gTTGGGACTTGTCCTCAGTGGATGACATCGAGTGTATTGGCATTACACATGGCATTGTGGGTGTCATCAGCTTACCAAATGTCTACGAACCGCACTTGGTGATTGTGAAGGAGGCCACTCCCGTCGGGGTACTTTATGCTCCAAGTTTAGTGTATAAAATCAAATCGATTTGCATTTTGAACGCCGACGAACCTGACACAGTATTGACTTCTTGCACAAGGCATTCTAG AAGCGCCAATAGCACGCCTACACACCGGCCAACATCGAATACTTCCACGATAGGCAGCACCAACAAAATATCCACTTCCACCACGAAAACAAGGCTGTTTGAAGGTGCACAGCTGATGAACAAAACATGGGGCGCTGTAAAGAATGCGGGAAACACTATTAAGAATACCACACAGCAAGCTGCTGCTTTGGCGTCCAATCAGGTGAAGTCTTCTGTGGGTATACGTGATCCTTCGCGTATTGAAAAGCGCATCACCGAAGAGCTGCATAAGATATTTGATGATACAGATAGTTTCTACTTCAGTTTAGACAGCGACATCACCAATAATTTGCAGCGACAAAGTGCTTGCGATGAACAAAGGCAACAAAGTGATGAGCGTTTCTTTTGGAATATGCATATGATTGCTGAGCTTTTGAAGTTCAAA GACAATACATGGATATTGCCAGTTATACAAGGATTCGTGCAGGTGGAACCTTGCGTGATAGGTAATGAATGCTTTACATTGGCGCTGGTATCGCGCAGGTCACGATATCGCGCAGGCACTAG ATATAAGCGACGTGGCGTCGACGAGGAGGGCAATTGCGCCAATTATGTCGAAACGGAGCAAATATTATCTTTTCGTCACCATCATTTGTCATTCACACAGGTACGTGGTTCAGTGCCCATCTTTTGGAGTCAGCCAGGTTACAAATATCGACCTCCGCCACGTTTGGACAGGG GTGAACAAGAAACGCAGGAGGCATTCGAATTGCACTTTACAAAAGAAATTTCATTGTATGATGGTGTTTGCATTGTCAATTTGGTTGAGCAGAGCGGTAAGGAGAAATTGATTGGCGACACATACGCAAAACATGTCGTATTATACAATAATGATCGTTTGACATATGTTACTTTTGATTTCCACGATTACTG TCGTGGCATGCGTTTCGAAAATGTTTCTGCGCTCGTGGAAGCACTTGCTCCCGAAGCAGGCGCAATGGGTTTTCATTGGCGTGATCAGCGTGGTGTTATTTGTAATCAAAAATCAGTATTTCGGGTGAATTGTATGGATTGTTTGGATCGCACAAATGTTGTAGAGACGGCAATAGGCAAGGCTGTGCTGGAATCTCAACTGGTTAAGTTGGGCTTATCGCCACCATATACACCGATACCGGAACAATTAAAATCACCATTTATGATACTTTGGGCCAACAATGGTGATATAATAAGCCGACAATATGCGGGCACAAATGCGCTAAAG GGCGATTATACGCGCACCGGCGAGCGTAAAATAAGTGGCATGATGAAGGACGGCATGAATTCGGCAAATCG TTTCTTCATTCAAAATTTCGCTGATTCCTTCCGGCAATGCATAATTGATTTAATGCAAGGCAAGCTGGTCGAAGCTGATCAATTGAAAGAGGATGAAGTTATGAAGACAATATTATGTATTCTCTGCTCGTCTGCCCCGGCGCCTACACACGGTTACTATCACGCCGGTGTGCTTGGTCCGGAATTGCATTTTCTGGAAAATATCGTAAACGCAAGGTGCGCCGCACCACCTAAACCAAGAACGCAGTTGAAATCTAGTTATTTAGTTAACTTTGTTGCTTCTATTGTTTCCGTTGTATTACTTCTATCATTTAAAAAG TTATTATCTAGCGCGTTTTAA